The Bdellovibrio sp. NC01 genome includes the window CATTCTGAAAAATATGAAAGAGCGTGGCATTTTAGTTATCGGTACCGGCAGTACTCTTGATGAGGCGCTTGCTTTGCAAGAAGAAGGCGTCGATGCAATTGTCTTGCAAGGTTTCGAAGGCGGTGGTCATCGTGGTGTTTTTGCGACGAATGAAGACTACGAAGTGCCTTTAAAGATTTTATTGGAATCTGTTCGCGGAAAATTACGTATTCCCTATATTGCTTCCGGTGCAATTATGGATGGCAAAGACATCAAGGAAGCTTTAAGTCTTGGCGCTTCCGCTGTGCAAATGGGAACGGCCTTCTTACTGTGTCAAGAAGCTGGCACTTCAAAATGTTACCGCGAAGCTTTGCTGTCTAAAAATGCCGCAAATACTGACATCACGATTGGCTTTAGTGGACGTCGCGCTCGCGGCATCGTGAATCACTACATGCGTGAGTTCAAAGCGAAAAGCAAAGTGCCACTTCCCTTCCCAATTCAAAATACTTTGACTCAAGATATTCGTAAAAAAGCGACGGAGCTTGGGGTTGCGGATTATTGTTCGCTGTGGTCAGGGACGGCAGCAGACAGAATTCGCGAGTTAAGCGTTAAAGATCTGATGCACGCTTTAGTTGAAGAAATGAAGTAAGACCTAACGCGAATTCAAAATAAAAAAGGAAGGTTTAAAGCCTTCCTTTTTTTATTTACCCTGAAATTTTGCAATCGCTTTGTTGCGCATAGCTTGCAAAGCTTCAAAGTGATCCGCAGTTCTTTGCGTGATTCCCTGATATGCCGCCGCCATATCAAGAACACTATGCAGGTCATTCAGATATGCAAGCTTCATCGTTTTCTTCGTCATCTGCACTGCAACTGGAGCATTGTTAGCAATCTTTTCCGCCAACTTTTCTGTCTCTTGCATCAAGTGCACATCATCAAAATAATAATTCAATAAGCCCCAGCTATAAGCCTCTTCACCGCCGACAAGATCACCAGTTAAAGACATTTGCATCGCTTTGCTGAAACCAATCACACGTTGCAGGAAGAATGAACCGCCATCACCTGGAACCAGTCCCAATTTTACAAAGGTTTCACCGAATTTAGAAGTGCTGCACCCTGTGCGCAAATCACACATCATCGCAAGATCGCAGCCCGCACCAATGGCGGCACCATGAACCATCGCAACGATTGGTGTCGAAAGATCTTCAATACATTTTGGAATCTGCTGAATACCGTGAATGTAGCGCATGCGCAGTTCGTTCGATTCGCCTTCAAACATCCCCGTCTTATCAGCCATAGCTTTGACATCGCCACCCGCACAGAAGTTTTTACCTTCCCCACACAATACAATCACGCGAATATTCGGATCAAAATCAGCGTATTTCAAAACGCTGATTAATGAATCTGTCATTTCGTAAGTGATGGCATTGCTTTGTTCTGGGTTATTCAAAGTCACCCATAACTGGTGACTTTTCACTTGAACTTTAAGATGGGTAAAATTTTGCGAATAAAA containing:
- a CDS encoding nitronate monooxygenase family protein, whose protein sequence is METSLTKLLGIEHPIILAPMAGGPSSVALTAEVSNHGGLGSYGGNYLTPTNLQKALQDIKAQTAKPFAVNIFIPNTPKEPTAEHRQEMLDFTNDVRKKLDIPILRELPVTTNHFSEQIEVILKEQPAVFSFVFGLLDRDILKNMKERGILVIGTGSTLDEALALQEEGVDAIVLQGFEGGGHRGVFATNEDYEVPLKILLESVRGKLRIPYIASGAIMDGKDIKEALSLGASAVQMGTAFLLCQEAGTSKCYREALLSKNAANTDITIGFSGRRARGIVNHYMREFKAKSKVPLPFPIQNTLTQDIRKKATELGVADYCSLWSGTAADRIRELSVKDLMHALVEEMK
- a CDS encoding enoyl-CoA hydratase-related protein, whose amino-acid sequence is MSFYSQNFTHLKVQVKSHQLWVTLNNPEQSNAITYEMTDSLISVLKYADFDPNIRVIVLCGEGKNFCAGGDVKAMADKTGMFEGESNELRMRYIHGIQQIPKCIEDLSTPIVAMVHGAAIGAGCDLAMMCDLRTGCSTSKFGETFVKLGLVPGDGGSFFLQRVIGFSKAMQMSLTGDLVGGEEAYSWGLLNYYFDDVHLMQETEKLAEKIANNAPVAVQMTKKTMKLAYLNDLHSVLDMAAAYQGITQRTADHFEALQAMRNKAIAKFQGK